AAAATCTCAATTAAGCTAAAGTAGAGATAGACGGCTCTGTGTTGTGTTCTAATGCGTTCTAAAATTTTAAGGAGCATAAACCAATGAAAGTAATCATGACAGCGATCGCCACAATAGGAGCGATGACGACATTTGTGGGATCGGCGTTTGCTGATGTCTCAATTAGCATTAGATTTGGATCGAGTCCATCACTCAATCACTATCGAACTTACAATTCCTACCGTTCCAATGTCCGTCAGCCTATTTATCATCATCCCTACAAACAAAATTATTTCAATCGAGACTCTAGAGCCAATACTAGATCTAGGGTAATTGTGCGTGAGGTAGTCCCCAACTATGGCAGGGCTTGGAACTATTCGACTATACCTAGAAACTATCCCACTAGCACTCAATCGGTCTACAACCCATATAACGTTGATCTTGATGGCAGTCGCTACATCATCGAAAAACGTTATATCCGCGTTCGCTAAAAGTTCTACTTCCAAATAAAAAAGGCGACGCTTCGCGTCGCCTTTTTTTATACAGGTTGTTTGAGATTTTCCTCGCCTTGGGTAATCGTGATTGATTCAATGCGATCATCCATTTGAATTTTTTCAACTAGATCCATTCCCTCTTTTACATAGCCAAATACAGCATAGGAGCCATCCAGAAAGTAGATATCGTCGAGGGCAAGGTAAAACTGACAGGATGCAGAGTTAGGAAATTGAGATCGAGCCATGGCGATCGCCCCTTTGTTATGACGTAATTTAGGCTTTTGAGTGGGAGCTAAAATTTCGCCATAAACTGGTTTCTTGGCACCATCGGGCAGAATTTCTAGAGGAATATAACGAGGCTGTGATGTCGCGGGATCGATAAAATTACCAGTACCATTACCAAGGGGATCGCCACCCTGAGCCACAAAAGGAGTTGGTTCCTTGACGACACGATGGAAGGTTAATCCGTTATACAGTCCACGTTTGACTAAATCTGCAAAATTCCCTGCGGTAACGGGGGCATTTTCACCATCAAGCTCAATCGTCACGGAGCCAGATTTTAGTTTTAATTCCACTGTAGCCTTACCTTTTAGTTGCACAAATTTAGCAAGGGCAGCCTCTAAGGAGTTTTCAGGACTAGCACTAGGCTTAGGCGATGCTGTTGGCGTAGAAGCGATCGCCGTAGGTTTGCTGCTAGCAGTAGCCGACGCTGTCGGGGAAGAACTTGCAGAAACACTACCGCCATTACTGCAACTAGTGAGTAAAACACTCACCGCTAAAAAACAACTAAGAATCCAACGCAACATGTTTAACTCTTGATAATTTGTACAAATTATATAGCGCTCCTAAATGAGTTGTAAGATTTTGGGTTTTGTAAGAGTTCGCCCCGAAGGGGCGAACTCTTACAAACTATTTAGGATTGCTATATACAGCGCATTACTCTCAAATCCAAACCAAGAAATTTTTTGAAAGTATTGCTTAGCAGCACTGTCAAAAAATTTCTTGTATCCGTCTGGTCAGTAATTGCTGTAGATGAAATGCGGTGCTAAGAACTGTATTTCTAGTTATAGCCCTTCCAATGGTACTGACAAAAATTTGGCAATGTCGGCAGCCCGATCTTCGAGTTCGGTTAAACCAATTGGTTGACCCACCTGCGACAAAGGCAAATCGCCTTTACCCTTAACTCGCAAATATAAGGCTCTCTTGGGATTTAGCCCATTGCGAATTTCAACACGAACTGCTTGCACATCAGCAATCTTATAAATCAATTCAATATTTTTGCTTTTATTGCGCCCACGTCGAAAAACGGTTACCTTACCAATATTGCGATCGAACTCGTTGTAGCCGCTACCGTAATCGATCACCATCACATATAGCAGGTAAAGCTCTAGCAATGTACCAGCTACGCCATAAAAGGAGAGAGCCAAGCCTTGAGGTACAAATTCTAGTTGGAGGGGATCAGCAAATGGTAGCAAATTAATTTTTAAGAAGCTGGAAATCCCTGCTAATAAAAAGCCCGACGCACCTATGGCAACAATAACCGCAAAGCAATAGTTACTAAAGCGCCGTGACCCGACAATGTCATATCGCAGAACATTGGATTGAGATTTTGTAGTGACCATCGGTTGAAATAATATGGAAAAATTATTGTGTAAAGGAACAGTATATAGCGGCTTGCAGTCTAGTGAAATATAGGATTGTTTCTCTGCCTCTGTGCCTCACCTACATGAAAAACGCTATATAGCGGATTACGGCATTTCGTTATGTGTAATACCAATTCACAAATGTATAACGACACTGTTGTGAATTAAAGCCCAAAACTACAGCATTTCTCATTATAAAAATAATTTTAACGTGAGTTCGACGAAAGTGGAAATGATAAGCATCGCTTGGCGATGCTTATCATTTCCACCATTTGCGGCGTTCCACGCCGCAAATGGCTATATCGAACTCACGTGATTTTAATGAAAGTCAGCCAACAGCATACTTTCATTAAAGCCAATTTTTATAATGAGAATTACTGAAAAAAATGGCTATGTCATTGAGCTTTTTGGGATGAAATACAGGCTGATTATGGTTACGATTAGTTATGCCCCAAAAGATTTGCTAAGAAATGACGCGTAGCGTATCTTAATTAGACAGGTGACTCAAGACTAATTTTCATCCGTTACTTATCATCAACTATCCCTCAAAAATTAATCGTGAAAAAATCACTCAACTATTTCCTAAAGCAAAGCTTCCTCGGCGCGATCGCTGTTAGTTGTGTTGTGGTCATGTCAGCTTGTCAGCAACCACCAACAGAACCCACAGCCGTAAGCCCTACAGCTACTGCATCACCATCACCAAGTCCTACAGACACAGCATCACCAAGTCCTACAGACAAACCCGCCGAAACCACTCCCGAAAAAAGTCCTACGAGCAGTAGTCCCGCTAGTCTTGAAAAAGTTGCAGGTGATTATACAGTTGTTTTAGATCCTAAAGTTTTAGCCGATGCCGAAAAAGAAGGTGTTAAGTCAGTTACAGGTAAATGGACAATTAAACCTGAAGGTACTTTTGAGGCAACTCTGAAGGCTGTATCTACTAAGGATGAAGTACAAGAAATCAAGACTACTGGCAAAATTACCATCGAAGATGGCAAGGTTGTCTCTCAAGTAGAATCAGTTAATGGAGAAAAACCACCTCAAGCTCCTCCTAAGCAGCCATACACTTTGTCAGCAGATGGAAAAGAATTGCAAGCCGATGGTCAGCCAGTAAAATTGGTCAGACAATAAAACCCGTAAAATAAAGACCCAATTTTTGATAGCGCGGCTTCGCTGCGCTATCAAAAATTGGGTCTTTATTTTATGGCAAAGTCCTTATGTATAAAAGCTTGTACTCCTCGCACGATCGCATTTACAACTTTGAAGAATTAAACTTTCCCACTGAAGGCGTAGAGTTTAAGCTAAATAACTTAGGTGATGCTCGCTTAGGCGATCGCCTTGCTAGACGACCATACATAGCTTTCAATATGGTGTCTAGTGTTGATGGCAAAGCAACAACCTATGAGGGGAAGCTGACGGGTTTGGGATCGCGCCCCGATCGCCTGTTAATGAAACGTCTGCGATCGCAATTTGATGCGGTACTGGCTGGCGGCACAACCCTGCGGCAAGATGCCTTTATCCCCACCGTACCTCCCGAATTGTTAGCAGAGCGCCAAAAAAACTTTTCGCAGCCTCAGCCCCTTGGTATTGTGATTACCAACTCAGGCAAACTACCAAGTGAGCATCGTTTTTGGGATGCTGGCAAAGATTTGCGAGTAGCCTTGATTGGCGAAGAAACTACGGTCGAGTCATGGCTAGATCAGAAAGCCCAAATTTTCCGATTCCCAACCAAGGAGCAGCAAATTGATTTAAGGCAAGTATTAGCAATGCTATTTGAAAAGCTGGGGATCAAACGTCTGTTAGTCGAAGGGGGGCCAGCGTTAAATTATTCACTGATCTCTCAAGGCTTGGCTGATGAATTGTTTTTGACTGTATCTCCCCATATAGTCGGCGGTATTGATAATATGACCGTTATTGGTGGCTCTGGCTATGGCTTGGGCGGCAATAATTTACCTAGTCTTCAATTGCGATCGCTATACCATCACGAATCAGAGTTATTTTTACGCTATCAATTTCAAAGGTAGCCGCGCCACCTCTAGCTTGAAAGTCAGCCTTTGGCTGACTTTCAAGCTAATGCAATCCCTTTAACTGGCGGACAAGATGAATAATTTCTGGCAAAATTAGCTGCTCGATCGCCAATTTCACCGCATTACTCGATCCTGGAAGCGAAAAAACCAACTTACCTTGATAAATGCCAGCCTCCGATCTCGAAGCGATCGCCCTTGAGCCAACCTCTTGCCAACTCAAATAACGAAACATCTCCCCAAACCCCGGCAGTGTTTTTTCGAGTAACGCAGCGATCGCATCGTAAGTAGTATCCCGTGGCGCAATTCCTGTCCCGCCATTGAGAATAATCGCGTCAAGATCAGCGATCGCCGCTAACTTATACATTTGGGTGCGGATTTCGTCAGGCTCATCCTTGACTAGGGTGTAGTAATCGAGCAAATGCCCTGCATTAGTCATCGACTGCTTGATAAAGTGACCACTTTTATCGGTTTCTGGGGTACGGGTATCACTGACAGTAATCACCGCAAAATGTACTTGGTAAGACGGTGGATCGGGACAAGGATTTTGAGATTTAGTCATAAATTTTGTTTGAGGATCGCAAATTAAATATATAGATCAGGATCTGCTTTAGTCGATAATTTGACCACTTCATAAAGAACCAATTTTTGATGGCACGGCTTCGCCGTGCCATCAAAAATTGGTTCTTTATCTTACGGTGAAGCCCTAAATATTTTTAGATTTAGGCTTTTCTTGTTGACTACAACGAAATCTTTGGGACTCAGAGGTGATGGCATGTTTAGTTTTGCGACCACTTACCCTTTCTCGCCACATCAGGAACGATGGACGTTTCATGGATTTACGCATGATTTTAATTACTTCTGCCTCGGAAATGCCAAATTGCTCGTGAATAGTATCAAAAGTAGTGCGGTCTTCCCACGCCATCTCGACAATGCGATCAATATCAACCGCAGTGAGTGTTTTTAAAATTAGTCTATCCATACCAATGATCAATCTGTTTAAGTACTGTGCAAAATAAATTACCTAAACCAGTAAAGTTGCGCCCCGCAGGGGCGCAACTTTACTGGTTTAGGTTTGTAATTAACTATGTCCATCTACCTATGAGATCATTGCCGCGCAAAGCGCAGCAATGATTTTAGTTTTGTTTCCAATGACGTGCTAATTGCTTAGCTTTCAGTCCCGATTCAATTACTTCGAGTAGTCTGGTCATACCTGTAGTATTCACAATTTCATAGGTTTTATTAGCTCGACGACAAGCCTCGATCGCTCTTTCAGTGAGTGAGTGGCTCGCATAACCTGTCACGATAATAATTAAATCACCACCAGAGATTTGGCTCTCTCCTTGCGCTGCAAGTTGCAAGCCATCCTGCTCGGTGTACCACATTAAATTAATTGCCGAATCACGCAACCGATTTTTTACAGCCGTTTGCAAGCGATCGTGTCCGCCAAATACTAAAACCTTGCCACTGAGGTCAGTGTACAAAGCAGGTCGCTTTTCTGACTTGCGATGTCTTGTCGTAGGCTGAACATCAGGGGCGCGATCAACACGGGAGCGATTTTCAAGAGCTTTGTTGTAAATAAAGGTGAGTGTTTGTTCATGGCTACCACGCAAACGTGCAACGGGACCTTCTTCACTGTGGGAATTTATTTGGTTAATCAGCGCTTCGACAACTTCTTCGAGTGCGCCGATCGCTTTTAAGTCATTGGCATATCCACGCACCGCGATCGAAGCATCGGTAGCACTAAAGAAATCGCGTTGTTCTTCAATCATCTCTAATAGGTCAGCTTTTAATTCCAGTCGCCATTGAGCCGTTTGTTCCGTTATTCGTTCATCTAGTAGTCTTTCTTCGCTCAAAATCAACTGGCGATCGGCAAGCTGAGCCGCAAGGTTAGGAGCCTCAGCTATTTCCTGTCGAATATCAGCCGCTTTTTTTTCTAGCCTTTGCCTAGTCTCGCTGTTGGGGTTTCCACCTTCACGATCATATTCTTGTAGCATCTGCTCAACTTTAGCCAGTAAAGGTTTCAATCTTGCTTCAATTTGGGCTACTGCTTCTTGGATTTGGCGATCGCGTTGCTGTTGTAAACGATTTTGTTCTAACTCCACCTTTGCCATGGTCAGCAAATCGCTAACCGAGGCTTCCAGTTCATCTAATTCAGAAATATGCATATTTACTTAATATCTGCCTATATTTGCTTAATTTTAATAAGTCGAGAATAAGTCGTGAGAAATGACGTGAATAAGTAATTATAAGAAGTTATCGTCACTAATCTCCAATGTAACCTCTTGCTTGCCTAAGTGTGTATAGTTTTATGCTCCAACCTGATATCAATCCTGCCCCATATATTGATTACGCCCTATTAGATCCCGCCGCTAGTGATGAACAGGTAGATCGAGCTTGTGAAGAAGCCGATCGCTTTGGTTTTGCTAGCGTCTGCGTTTATCCTTGCAACGTCAAGCGCGTGACAGAAAGACTGCTCAAAACCAAGGTAGAAATTTGCACTGTGATTGGCTTTCCCAGTGGCGCAACCACATCAAACGTTAAGCTTTATGAAGCAATGGAATCTGTGGAAAATGGCGCAACGGAATTAGATGTTGTCATTAACTTTGGCTGGCTCAAAACAGGACAGACTAATTTATTACATCAAGATATTGCTCAAATCTGTGAGGAGTCGGGCAAACCTGTCAAAGCAATTTTAGAGCTTAGCTTACTCACTCCCGATGAGCAGGAACTCGCCGCCGAGGTATGTATGGATGCAGGAGTTGCCTTTTTAAAAACAGGCACAGGCTGGGCGGGATCTGCCACGCTGGAAATGGTGAAATTTCTCAAGGAAATTTCACGCGGAAAAGTTGGTATTAAGGCTTCAGGGGGAATTCGTACCAGAGAGCAGGCGATCGCCTTAATTGATGCAGGTGCAAATCGGATCGGTACGTCTCACGGCGTAGCGATCGCTCGCGAAAAAAATTAATTTATAAAAAGCCAAGCTGAGCCTGACTTTTTATTCTATAGAAACGCAAGAGATAGATAGGACATAAAACCAAAAAGAAGAGTGGCGGCGCGAAGCGCCGCCACTCTTCTTTTTGGTTTTATGTCCTAAGCAAAAATTACATTGCTATAAGCAATTATGTCAATCCGAAAAAATTTAGGTGCAAATTTTATCTTGTTAATATGGGAGGCATAAAATAAAAAATATAAACATCAAAATCTAAGCTGTGATACCAACTCTTGATGTCAAATATGCTTATTCGATGTGTCTGGGAATAATAATTGCCCTGACAGGTGTTTCCCTATGGCAACGTTTTACGACACATCCTCCTCGCGATATTCCCGAAAATACCGAAGCAGCCAAGGTGAATGTACCTCCCTTACCTGCAACTTTTACTCGTCCTAGTCTTAATGATGGTGAGAATATTGGCAGCCTGCGCGTCGGCAATCGCACCGATCGCTCCGTGCGGATTGTCCTATTTTCGCGAGTTACCTCCCAAAATGTGTGGAAAGCGATCGAGCCTCTGAATTGGGACTTTGCGCCCAATGAAGGTGGCAAAGAGGGTTTATTACTATCTTTGCCAAATTATAAAATTGCGATCGGTAAAGGTGATGTGATTTTTGCCTTCGCCACCGATGGTTCCCGTACTTACTGGGGACCAAATATTGTTGGCGAAACCGATGCCCCATTTTGGGATAGTCAAAACAAAGA
This genomic stretch from Pseudanabaena galeata CCNP1313 harbors:
- a CDS encoding peptidylprolyl isomerase, translated to MLRWILSCFLAVSVLLTSCSNGGSVSASSSPTASATASSKPTAIASTPTASPKPSASPENSLEAALAKFVQLKGKATVELKLKSGSVTIELDGENAPVTAGNFADLVKRGLYNGLTFHRVVKEPTPFVAQGGDPLGNGTGNFIDPATSQPRYIPLEILPDGAKKPVYGEILAPTQKPKLRHNKGAIAMARSQFPNSASCQFYLALDDIYFLDGSYAVFGYVKEGMDLVEKIQMDDRIESITITQGEENLKQPV
- a CDS encoding photosystem I assembly protein Ycf4; protein product: MVTTKSQSNVLRYDIVGSRRFSNYCFAVIVAIGASGFLLAGISSFLKINLLPFADPLQLEFVPQGLALSFYGVAGTLLELYLLYVMVIDYGSGYNEFDRNIGKVTVFRRGRNKSKNIELIYKIADVQAVRVEIRNGLNPKRALYLRVKGKGDLPLSQVGQPIGLTELEDRAADIAKFLSVPLEGL
- a CDS encoding RibD family protein, whose amino-acid sequence is MYKSLYSSHDRIYNFEELNFPTEGVEFKLNNLGDARLGDRLARRPYIAFNMVSSVDGKATTYEGKLTGLGSRPDRLLMKRLRSQFDAVLAGGTTLRQDAFIPTVPPELLAERQKNFSQPQPLGIVITNSGKLPSEHRFWDAGKDLRVALIGEETTVESWLDQKAQIFRFPTKEQQIDLRQVLAMLFEKLGIKRLLVEGGPALNYSLISQGLADELFLTVSPHIVGGIDNMTVIGGSGYGLGGNNLPSLQLRSLYHHESELFLRYQFQR
- a CDS encoding MogA/MoaB family molybdenum cofactor biosynthesis protein produces the protein MTKSQNPCPDPPSYQVHFAVITVSDTRTPETDKSGHFIKQSMTNAGHLLDYYTLVKDEPDEIRTQMYKLAAIADLDAIILNGGTGIAPRDTTYDAIAALLEKTLPGFGEMFRYLSWQEVGSRAIASRSEAGIYQGKLVFSLPGSSNAVKLAIEQLILPEIIHLVRQLKGLH
- a CDS encoding TIGR03643 family protein; protein product: MDRLILKTLTAVDIDRIVEMAWEDRTTFDTIHEQFGISEAEVIKIMRKSMKRPSFLMWRERVSGRKTKHAITSESQRFRCSQQEKPKSKNI
- a CDS encoding DUF2325 domain-containing protein, producing MHISELDELEASVSDLLTMAKVELEQNRLQQQRDRQIQEAVAQIEARLKPLLAKVEQMLQEYDREGGNPNSETRQRLEKKAADIRQEIAEAPNLAAQLADRQLILSEERLLDERITEQTAQWRLELKADLLEMIEEQRDFFSATDASIAVRGYANDLKAIGALEEVVEALINQINSHSEEGPVARLRGSHEQTLTFIYNKALENRSRVDRAPDVQPTTRHRKSEKRPALYTDLSGKVLVFGGHDRLQTAVKNRLRDSAINLMWYTEQDGLQLAAQGESQISGGDLIIIVTGYASHSLTERAIEACRRANKTYEIVNTTGMTRLLEVIESGLKAKQLARHWKQN
- the deoC gene encoding deoxyribose-phosphate aldolase; amino-acid sequence: MLQPDINPAPYIDYALLDPAASDEQVDRACEEADRFGFASVCVYPCNVKRVTERLLKTKVEICTVIGFPSGATTSNVKLYEAMESVENGATELDVVINFGWLKTGQTNLLHQDIAQICEESGKPVKAILELSLLTPDEQELAAEVCMDAGVAFLKTGTGWAGSATLEMVKFLKEISRGKVGIKASGGIRTREQAIALIDAGANRIGTSHGVAIAREKN